A window of the Mucilaginibacter sp. cycad4 genome harbors these coding sequences:
- the hisF gene encoding imidazole glycerol phosphate synthase subunit HisF, whose translation MKGSPFRGRGGLAKRIIPCLDVKDGRTVKGVNFVDLRDAGDPVELAWNYSNQGADELVFLDITATVERRKTMVELVKAVARQINIPFTIGGGINEIADADALLNAGADKISINSAAVRNPKLIDELAAAFGVQFVVIAVDTRSIGDKNVVHLNGGRLPTERQTLEWILEAESRGAGEILLTSMDHDGTKGGFDNGLLKTVNDAVHIPVIASGGAGKVEHFVDVFEKTNVDAALAASVFHYGEILIPDLKRILQDNKIEVRI comes from the coding sequence ATCAAAGGCTCCCCCTTTAGGGGGCGGGGGGGGCTTGCCAAGCGAATTATCCCCTGCCTTGACGTTAAAGATGGGCGTACAGTCAAAGGTGTAAACTTTGTTGACTTGCGCGATGCCGGCGACCCGGTAGAGCTGGCCTGGAATTACTCAAACCAGGGGGCCGACGAACTGGTGTTTTTGGACATCACCGCCACTGTTGAACGTCGCAAAACTATGGTTGAGCTGGTAAAGGCCGTAGCCAGGCAAATCAATATTCCTTTCACCATTGGAGGCGGCATTAATGAAATTGCCGATGCCGATGCGCTGCTGAATGCAGGCGCAGATAAAATTTCCATTAACTCGGCAGCAGTGCGTAACCCTAAACTGATAGACGAACTGGCTGCTGCCTTCGGTGTTCAGTTTGTGGTAATAGCTGTTGATACCCGCAGCATTGGTGATAAAAACGTAGTACACCTCAATGGCGGCAGGCTGCCAACGGAGCGCCAAACATTGGAGTGGATCCTGGAGGCTGAAAGCCGTGGCGCAGGCGAAATCCTGCTCACTTCTATGGATCATGACGGCACCAAAGGCGGTTTTGATAATGGTTTGCTTAAAACTGTTAATGATGCCGTGCATATTCCGGTAATAGCTTCGGGCGGTGCCGGCAAAGTGGAACACTTTGTTGATGTTTTTGAAAAAACCAATGTTGATGCCGCGCTGGCTGCTTCGGTATTTCATTATGGAGAGATACTGATACCGGATTTGAAGAGGATACTACAAGATAATAAGATAGAAGTTAGAATTTGA
- a CDS encoding C40 family peptidase, whose translation MEYGICNLAVIPLRAEPNERSEQVSQLLFGEAFEITEWQNNWVKIIAENDGYVGWIGRLQFVMLGHIAYKNIKNHPPKLTYHAVTQAWKISDNSVVYLPAGSSLAFLEGTSCRVGNERFEIIGKVGEPEDIATTAKSFLNSPYLWGGRTHFGIDCSGFTQVVYKLKGLRIKRDASMQAKQGSKIDSIKDARLGDLAFFDNAEGRVTHVGIMLNNEHIIHASGKVKIDSINEDGIYSLEQRKHTHNLCGIRRFF comes from the coding sequence ATGGAATACGGGATATGTAACCTGGCCGTAATCCCGCTGAGGGCCGAACCTAACGAGCGGAGCGAGCAGGTATCGCAATTATTATTTGGCGAAGCGTTTGAAATTACCGAGTGGCAAAACAACTGGGTTAAGATCATTGCTGAGAATGATGGATATGTTGGGTGGATAGGTCGCCTGCAATTTGTTATGCTTGGTCATATAGCGTATAAAAATATTAAGAACCACCCTCCAAAGCTTACTTATCATGCCGTTACACAGGCCTGGAAAATAAGCGATAACAGCGTTGTTTATTTACCGGCTGGCAGCTCTCTTGCTTTTTTGGAGGGCACTTCATGCCGCGTTGGTAACGAGCGCTTTGAAATAATTGGCAAGGTTGGCGAGCCTGAAGATATTGCAACTACCGCTAAATCATTCCTGAATTCGCCATATTTGTGGGGGGGGCGAACACATTTTGGTATTGATTGCTCTGGTTTTACACAGGTAGTTTATAAACTAAAAGGCCTCAGGATTAAACGTGATGCCAGTATGCAGGCAAAACAAGGCAGTAAAATCGATTCAATAAAGGATGCAAGGCTGGGGGACCTGGCTTTTTTTGATAATGCCGAAGGCCGGGTAACTCATGTGGGCATCATGCTCAATAATGAGCACATCATTCATGCATCCGGTAAAGTTAAAATTGATTCCATTAATGAGGATGGAATATACTCGCTTGAGCAAAGAAAACATACGCATAATCTGTGTGGTATCAGGCGTTTTTTTTAA
- a CDS encoding 4Fe-4S dicluster domain-containing protein yields MAIKITDECINCGACEPECPNNAIYDAGAAWRFSDGTGLRGIIDFGDGNTLNAEETQAALSDDIYYIVPDKCTECVGFHDEPQCAAVCPVDCCVDDEDIRESEEELLAKKDWLHMNE; encoded by the coding sequence ACTGCGGGGCCTGCGAACCGGAATGCCCTAATAATGCTATTTATGATGCAGGAGCGGCCTGGCGTTTCAGCGATGGGACTGGCCTTAGAGGGATAATTGATTTTGGCGATGGTAACACCCTGAATGCCGAAGAAACACAAGCTGCATTATCTGACGATATATATTATATAGTACCCGATAAGTGTACCGAATGTGTAGGTTTTCATGACGAGCCTCAATGTGCAGCCGTTTGTCCGGTTGATTGCTGCGTTGATGACGAAGATATCCGCGAGAGCGAAGAAGAGCTGCTTGCCAAAAAAGACTGGCTGCACATGAACGAATAG
- the hisH gene encoding imidazole glycerol phosphate synthase subunit HisH, which yields MDTPDQNIQKVDKESLAEAPPLGGGGGIGIILYGAGNIFSLTAALERLGISYGFINSEEDFDKYDRYIIPGVGHAGAAMNKLVATGLVPSIKALKKPTLGICVGMQLLTSHSEEGDSNLLDIIPVKTLRFKDSADHKVPHTGWNRVYPEKDNPLFENIPSGSHFYFVHSYFIEYDKAYTLLATDYGNEFSASIWLDNFYGVQFHPEKSGVFGETLLTNFSKI from the coding sequence ATGGATACACCAGATCAAAACATACAAAAAGTAGACAAGGAAAGCCTCGCAGAGGCACCCCCTTTAGGGGGCGGGGGGGGTATCGGCATCATTCTATACGGAGCCGGAAACATATTTTCCCTTACTGCCGCTTTAGAGCGCTTAGGGATATCCTATGGCTTTATTAATAGTGAAGAGGATTTTGATAAGTATGACCGTTACATTATTCCGGGTGTTGGCCATGCCGGCGCTGCTATGAATAAGCTCGTTGCTACCGGATTGGTGCCATCCATTAAAGCGTTAAAAAAACCTACCCTGGGTATTTGTGTAGGTATGCAATTGCTTACCTCCCACTCTGAAGAGGGCGACTCTAACCTATTGGATATCATCCCGGTTAAAACTTTAAGGTTTAAAGATAGTGCTGATCATAAAGTGCCGCACACGGGCTGGAACAGGGTTTACCCTGAAAAGGACAACCCCCTATTTGAAAATATACCGTCAGGTTCACATTTTTACTTTGTACATTCATACTTTATTGAGTATGATAAAGCATACACTTTATTGGCCACCGATTACGGAAACGAATTTTCGGCATCAATTTGGCTTGATAATTTTTATGGCGTACAATTTCACCCCGAAAAATCGGGCGTGTTTGGCGAAACATTGTTAACTAATTTCTCAAAAATATAA
- the hisIE gene encoding bifunctional phosphoribosyl-AMP cyclohydrolase/phosphoribosyl-ATP diphosphatase HisIE: MFLFKRRTHPSRHTPSAPPLERGTKTVAMNIDFEKTDGLVPVIIQDEQTLEVLMLGYMNQEAYDKTVQENIVTFYSRSKNRLWTKGETSSNFLHVKSISIDCDNDTLLIKVKADGPTCHTGSRSCFNTEFNQNFILELENIIADRYANPVEGSYVNKLRNKGLNKIAQKVGEEGVETVIAALSETETDLINESSDLVFHLLVLLREKGLTLETIAKNLESRHK, translated from the coding sequence GTGTTTCTCTTCAAGCGACGAACACACCCCTCCCGGCACACACCCTCCGCTCCCCCTCTCGAGAGGGGAACAAAAACAGTTGCAATGAACATAGATTTTGAAAAAACCGACGGGCTTGTCCCCGTAATCATACAGGACGAGCAAACTTTAGAGGTGCTGATGCTCGGTTACATGAACCAGGAAGCATACGATAAAACCGTACAGGAAAATATCGTTACTTTTTACTCACGCTCAAAAAACCGCTTGTGGACCAAAGGTGAAACCAGCAGCAACTTTCTGCATGTAAAAAGTATTAGCATTGATTGCGATAACGACACGTTGCTGATCAAAGTGAAAGCCGATGGGCCTACCTGCCATACTGGCTCACGCAGCTGCTTCAATACCGAATTTAATCAAAACTTTATCCTGGAGCTGGAAAATATCATTGCCGACAGGTATGCTAACCCGGTAGAGGGTTCATATGTAAACAAACTCCGCAATAAAGGCCTTAACAAAATAGCCCAGAAAGTTGGCGAAGAAGGTGTTGAAACCGTAATTGCCGCCCTTTCCGAAACCGAAACCGACCTGATCAATGAATCATCAGATCTTGTTTTTCATTTGCTGGTCCTGCTTCGCGAAAAAGGGCTGACACTGGAAACAATTGCTAAAAATTTAGAATCAAGGCATAAGTAA
- a CDS encoding WD40 repeat domain-containing protein, with the protein MITVQKTAELTGHANPIFTLELSQKPGILFTGGNDKGLVEWSLNDFSFIKVMFPVNASIYAIHCPEGYPLMFAGLRSGEVLVFDFIQQKLLKPLRHHHKAIFDVKSSVKKDELLIASEDGTVSVWSLKTLEMVHSITVSRDTVRCIAVSPDQKRVAFGCRDNHIAVYDLEDYTIIKALHGHTMAVFSLAYSPDGSYIASGSRDAQVKIWDSSSYHEIKNIPAHLFAVNHIVFHPTLPYFATASMDKSIKIWGSDDFKLYKNISREKGYPGHVLSINKLAWGTSNQLLSVSDDKKIISWEVKFS; encoded by the coding sequence ATGATCACCGTACAAAAAACAGCCGAGCTTACAGGCCATGCCAACCCGATATTCACACTTGAACTATCGCAAAAGCCGGGGATATTGTTTACAGGCGGCAATGATAAGGGACTGGTTGAGTGGAGCCTGAATGATTTCTCGTTTATTAAGGTGATGTTCCCGGTTAATGCATCCATTTATGCCATTCATTGTCCGGAGGGATACCCGCTAATGTTTGCCGGTTTACGCAGCGGCGAGGTTCTGGTGTTTGATTTTATTCAGCAGAAATTACTCAAACCTTTAAGGCATCACCACAAAGCTATTTTTGACGTCAAATCATCGGTTAAAAAAGATGAGTTATTAATAGCATCAGAAGATGGTACTGTATCTGTATGGAGCCTTAAAACACTTGAAATGGTGCACAGCATAACGGTATCCAGGGATACAGTTCGTTGTATTGCCGTTTCGCCCGATCAAAAACGGGTGGCATTCGGTTGCCGCGATAATCATATCGCCGTTTACGACCTGGAAGATTATACTATTATTAAAGCGCTTCATGGCCATACTATGGCAGTTTTTTCACTTGCTTACAGCCCCGATGGAAGTTACATCGCTTCCGGCTCAAGAGATGCCCAGGTAAAGATTTGGGATAGCAGCAGTTATCATGAAATAAAAAACATCCCCGCCCATCTGTTTGCAGTGAACCATATTGTATTCCATCCTACCCTGCCTTATTTTGCTACTGCCAGCATGGATAAAAGTATCAAGATCTGGGGATCGGACGATTTTAAACTCTACAAAAATATCAGCAGGGAAAAAGGATATCCAGGCCATGTGCTATCTATCAATAAATTAGCATGGGGAACGTCCAACCAGCTCCTTTCGGTAAGTGACGATAAAAAGATCATTTCCTGGGAGGTTAAATTTAGCTGA
- a CDS encoding 1-(5-phosphoribosyl)-5-[(5-phosphoribosylamino)methylideneamino] imidazole-4-carboxamide isomerase: MYIIPAIDILNKKVVRLREGDYKQVTEYDVTLEEMIERYQSNGTNFIHIIDLNGAKNDFSNQQYLFDVIRKTDMKVQYGGGIRSIEKVKELIDAGVHRVIVGTQALTNPSFLPELSKEICGKDKCSDQVVVAIDVLDEVIKYSGWMESSPIKLMDYVDKCLSLGFFRFLCTDINKDGKLGGAGIELYEKLLDHSPFIKLIASGGVSSMGDIEKLNRLKVESVVVGKAIYEGHITIEDVKHWNLDALISI; the protein is encoded by the coding sequence ATGTACATTATTCCTGCCATTGACATTTTGAACAAGAAGGTAGTCCGTCTTCGTGAAGGCGACTACAAACAGGTAACCGAATACGATGTTACCCTTGAAGAAATGATTGAGCGCTACCAGAGCAACGGCACCAACTTCATTCACATCATTGACCTTAACGGCGCAAAAAACGATTTCAGCAACCAGCAATACCTGTTTGATGTGATCCGAAAAACTGATATGAAGGTACAATACGGCGGGGGGATCCGCAGCATCGAAAAAGTGAAAGAGCTGATAGATGCAGGCGTTCACCGCGTAATTGTGGGCACACAGGCCCTAACCAATCCCAGCTTCCTGCCCGAACTAAGTAAAGAAATTTGCGGTAAAGACAAATGCTCCGACCAGGTTGTTGTAGCCATCGACGTGCTTGACGAGGTGATCAAATACTCCGGCTGGATGGAAAGCTCGCCAATTAAATTGATGGACTATGTTGACAAATGTCTGAGCCTGGGTTTCTTCCGTTTCCTGTGCACTGACATCAACAAAGATGGCAAACTTGGCGGTGCTGGCATTGAGCTGTACGAAAAACTGCTCGACCATTCTCCATTCATCAAACTGATCGCATCAGGCGGCGTTAGCTCTATGGGTGATATCGAAAAACTTAACCGCTTAAAAGTTGAATCGGTAGTAGTTGGAAAAGCGATATATGAGGGCCATATCACCATTGAAGACGTGAAACACTGGAATTTGGATGCGCTGATATCGATATAA